The following nucleotide sequence is from Drosophila suzukii unplaced genomic scaffold, CBGP_Dsuzu_IsoJpt1.0 scf_4, whole genome shotgun sequence.
acacttttgcaacgcaattgaataccctaatttACTTGTAAGATTCATTTTATAAggtatatttttatttcctcATGGATTTATTCCACGACCTTCTTCGGTGCTTAAATTTAACCATTTTTTAGAGCTCAAAAAAGGGCAACAGTGTATGACATTTACTGGAGTTAGTTTTGTAGGAAAGTCATTGCCACAAATTCGTTTAGGCTTTTAGTTTTAACGATAGAAATGCCCGTTACTTATAGAGCAAAAGGGTATATTatattcgtcagaaagtatgtaacaggcaatATGTATTCTCTTTTGAGGGCAAACAATTTGCCGGACAAAATagaagatcattatgaaggTCATGTGAACGGTACTATATATTAAGActacttccaaaaaataaccgtgCTTGCTATCAATTGGAACGTTATGAATACCAAAATTATCTATGTCCatggtagacatccacttaaacTCTTCaaatggtaaaggttgtgacatcGCCCAACCACACAAGTTACtcgcatccacatacattaaaaatgaagagtccttcgaggaatcttagtctgacaaatatttattatttgcttttgtatatctatgacaacattgaactaagcCCCCTCGAGTGCTATGTTGAATATATCTATATCTGAAAGcaattaaagttaaatatttgtagtttTCAACATTGCATCCCAAGATAAACCTGGTGTTGTATGAGCTAGGTCAGTCCCTATCAgtcccaaaaacaaaaacaaatagaacaatccaatgaattatcaaatatttttgttcatCTAAAGTCATTCTTATAGGAACTGTTTTATGCAAGTAGTCATCACTCGatttagttaaatttgttATCAATGAGCTAAGTAAATTTGTTCTACATTTTttctagtctagaatcaaaatcacgctttatataaaaagcatatgatattggaacATGTTCATAAATACGAAATAATTTGGAATACCCTTACTGGCTACTTATCCAATTCAATCAACTTATCTTACGCACTAAAACCTACAAAGTAATTGACTAACCTATGCTtacaaattgatttttttgagaagTCCAATTCCATATCAACTGGAAGTGCGTTAGACTCATATAAAGTCCTATAAAGGGGTACATTTTTGGAATAATTTGTCCGCCGTTGCTCGAGAAAAAAGGGATCAAAATTCCGAAGTTGTCTAGACGGAGCGTGAAATCCAACTTTCGAGAGTTGTTCCGGACAGTCGATACTACCATTCACCAAATCAGTTATGAAGCAAATGGCGAGGATACTTCTACGATGCACAAGGGATGGTAGGTGAACAAGCCTACATTGTTGGTTATATGAAGGGACAGGGTCTAACAACCTTAGCGGCATCAAAGCGAATTtcagaaattgtttctgtagtCGTTATATCCTATTTCCATGAGAGGTAGTGAAGGGATTCCAAATAAGAGCTGCATATTCTAGTGTAGATCGAACATATGCAAAATAAAGCGCAAGTCTGGTGTAGGGATCGGTGAATAGTGATGCGTTCCGTGATGTAATCGAATTGTGCTGCGAACTTAAATATCGAGTCAGACATCACACCTAGATCCAAGGATTTCTGCCGCAGTTGTAGAGGTTGACCATTGATATTATAGAATGTGACGAAAATGTATACGGAGTAACATACTTGCAATTGTTTATGTTAAGAGGAAGCGAATTTCGGCTACACCAAGACCTCAACGAATCTTAGTCATGTTGAACCAATTGTGAGTCTGTTTATAgacttaaacatttttatatcaTCTGCATACAGTAGACACTCTGAAATAGACAGAGCCTCACATCATTAATGGAAACAATGAAAAGCAGAGGTCCCATAGCACTCCGCTAAGGAAGGCCAGAGGTTGCCAAATAGGAGTCCGAGAAATTTCCATTAATATTAACTCTATAAAGACGATGGTGGAAATATGATTTTATCCAATTTAGTAATGTCGAATGTATACCCAGTTTTCCAAGTAGGGCACTGTAGCTAACTATGTCAAAGGATTTCGCAAAATCATGAGGTCGCGTATCGAAGGCATGAATGCAATAGTTGTTTAAAACGGCAAGGTGAGAAGTGCTTATGTAAAATTTTACAAGAAatgataatttatggattgttttttataaattatcaTTTCTTTCGAAGAGTTTAGCGATGTTACTGATCTTTTCTATAGGCCTGTAACTGGCAATATTCTTCTTCGGCCCTGATTTTAAATTTGGAGTCATGGATGCGACCTTCCATCTATCCGCAAAGTGTCCACTAGAAAGTGATTTATCAAAGTAAATTTTTAGTGGTACGCAAAaaatagaatacaatacaccTTTATACAATGTTTCAGAATGTAAGCCAGATTCCTATCACAGTCCGGAGTGTTAGAATCATCAACGCCTCAAAGAGCCTAAGTTCAATAGAGGAGTGATCGCCATAAAGGTTTGAGAATCATTCCAGGCGGCTGTTGGCTCTAGATTAGCTTTAAAATAAGAGGCAAAGGTATTTGCAGTTTCTGTATGTGTACGCGGAGATAAATTCCCTAGGAACATAGCAAATGGGACTGAAAAAGCGTTCTTCTTCGAATTGATAAATCGACAAATAGAGTGGGGATTACTTTCAACATTCAACATTCGGTATATACTGGTTGTAGagaaatttatttagaaatttaaattttcgttttttctGCTGATTGTAAAGAACTTTATTTAGAAACTTAAATTCTCGTTTTTGCTGCAAGTGTCTATTTCAATCCCCAATATCCTGTGTAACTAAAAACCTCTTATAGAATGAATTTCCAAGGCAACTGAAATGAACTGTGAACCCTTTTTCGAGCATTGTTCTTAATGATGTCTAAAACTTTAAACTGACATGCGATAAAACTGATTCCTAGTTGATAGCAGAGATCTTATTTCTGATGGAACAACGGCTGAtttcattgaaaataaatctAGGAGAATGTTCAGCTGAAGGCGCAAAACTGTAAAAGTTTATACATAGTAGCAATGACTTATGATTCACAATTGCTTATAGGTGAATTGCATTGGACTAAAAAAAGTTAATATCAGCGCTAACGAATACCAAGTCTAAAATTTTATGCAAGTTATTGAATATATTATTGACTTGTAACAAGCCCATACTGAAAATATCATCGATGAAAAGAATCTCGTGTGGTTGATGTATGTTGCTTTGCAGTAGCCTTCAGTAATGTAGTGATTTTAATACGAATTTTATCATGCAGACTAGGATCGATGCATTCCTGAAGTTTGCTAGATAATTTTAGTAAAGAGCAACTAGTTCATACGAGCGATGGCAATGTCGCCGTTAACAGAGCATATCTATCCAAGTTGAGGAGAGATGGACaatgttgttgttgatgctgCCATCGGGAAGAGACACACAAAGCAGTCGATGAGAAATCCAAGCAATTTCGTAGCGTCAGAGAGGAGCGCAGTAATAAGGAAATGATACTGCGACCACGAGTATCACTCAAATCAAATTTTGAAAGCTTCAGCCGTTGGGTTTTTGTGAGCATTAGACGAACGTAACACAAATCAGACAACGAAAACTCCAGCTTACGTTCTTGTTGCTTTGATTGTGATGCATGCACATCCCCAAAGAGCGCGCTTAGAGGGAGAAGCGTGATTGAATATGATGAGAGCGCCTCATCGATCAGCGTTTGACGAATGTCGCGCAAATCAGACAACGACAACTCAAGCTGACGTTGTTGTTTGATTGACGGTGATGAGCGCACAACTCCGAAGAGCGCGCTTAGGGTGGGAATCTTGATGAAATATGGTGAGAGCAGCTCTCCAGAGAGCGTTTGATGAACGTCGCGCGAAATGGACAACAACAAATCCAGCTGTTGCCGATGTTGCTTTGATTGTGATGAGTGCACGTCTCCGAAAAGCGCGCTTAGAGCGGGAATCTTAATGGAATCTGGTGATAACGTCTCTCCAGTGAGCGTTTGATGAACGTTAGACagaacagaaaagaaaaaatccAGCTGATGGTGTTTTTGATTTGGGAGTGACGGGCGCCCAGTAGCATGAAGATGAGGAAGAGGATCATAAAAATTTGCCGTAGTCAAATCGACAACAAAGGCGCCGATTATTGGGGGTTTTTTGAGTCCGATGTAGGATGATTGTGCAAATCCAGAACGTTCCCATCAACAAACGGCCTATCCCTATGGATGAATCGACTGACCTTTATTAGATTGGGCCAGAACGCATCACTAAACACAGTCTGAAAGTGCTGCTCAGGTATTCCTAATTTAAAATTGACTAATTCCAGTGTAGCAACATCTACACCATTTTTGACTAAAGGCTTGCTAAATATGGTGGCGGTATCCACACCGAGCTTATTTGCAACATATTCACACACAGAATCAGATTTTACGTGCGCTCTGAATCTACCAAATGAAGGAATTTATTGTTCGGCACAACTTCGAGTAGTTCACAATTAGGAGCTTGACCAACTATTTGCCTCTTGTTCCTGTTATTCTTTGCATGGTTCCTGGCGGTAGTAGAAAGTGGTGCGGGGGGTATCAGGTCTGCATGGTTGGCTTGACCAATTGAAGAAGCTGCAGCCAATGGTTTCACCACTTTTTTACCGCTGACTGACATTGCTATTGTCAGTGGTAGAATTGGGAAAAGCCTTCAGAAACTTAGAGTTTAAATCCATGTATAGACTCTTCAGGTCATGAAGTTCTTCCATTACTTCATCGATTTTGGAGTGTGGGCTATAAAATAGTTCAAAACATACGGGAGACATTTTCAAATAGAATTTGGCAGTGATAAACGAATTTGATCATACTCTATCAAACGGCGACGCAATAGATCAAGACTCTCGCAAAAATAAAGTGATGCAGTAATACCACTCGTGTCGTTTAATCCACCAACAATGTGCTTAATTAAATCACGATCTTCCAACTCAGCTTGGCGTGCACTACTGCACATGGATTGAAATGCAGTTTCATCACTTTTTTTCTTACTGAGTCTGAGCTGCTCACATATGTCCAGATTTGTGTTTTTACGTTTAAAAACATCCCAATCAGCAGCACCTTGATAAGCGAAGTAACTTTTTGCTGGTCCAATAAGAAGACGCCTCGCATACAACCAATAACGATTGAGTGGTACTCCCAACACTGCACATGCAGTTTCAAGCTCTTCAATCCATAATTTGACAGGAATGCCATCCTCTCCCGCAAGGGCTCCATTACCGCCATTATATCAGCGATATCAACCCGTGAAAAATTTGCGGCCATTTTTGTACCAATTTGGTTCCGTTCCATGTCGCGAAGCGTTGTTTGAAGTCCCGCTACTCCTTGACAAACATCAGCCAGATCCTCTCGAAACGTGCGCTCATCCAGTCCAATCTGAGCCACGTGCTGCACAAGAGGTTCTGCATGGGCTATCTTGTCTTGTAAGTCGGTGTCGCCTCCCGCAGCTTGATCTTGGGACACGATTTTGCTTGTCTGGTGCCGCGAAACTATTTCGTCGCCAACAGTCTGATCTTGCAACACAATGTTGTTTGCAGCTGCCTGACCACGTTCGTCATCCGGGCCAGCCTCATGCTTGTCGCTCATTTTGAACAAAGTGTTTGCAGCAATGCGCCATTGGTGTATGGAAGCCCCGACGTCAAAGTGCACTTCGTTGGCTCTCAATAGCTGTAATAACTCTTTCTTTGATTGCTTCAATATATACGAATACAACATGGTTACTATATGTGAAAGCTATGGACAATCACACCACACCCGAATTGCAAATGatgctttttaatttaatgattttatttcttcTCTTTTAATGTTCCGCGTGTTCTCTCTTCTTCTTCAATTACAAGCGGCCTATTTGTCTCGACAATCGACTTCACCATGTAATCGATA
It contains:
- the LOC139354869 gene encoding uncharacterized protein, yielding MLYSYILKQSKKELLQLLRANEVHFDVGASIHQWRIAANTLFKMSDKHEAGPDDERGQAAANNIVLQDQTVGDEIVSRHQTSKIVSQDQAAGGDTDLQDKIAHAEPLVQHVAQIGLDERTFREDLADVCQGVAGLQTTLRDMERNQIGTKMAANFSRVDIADIMAVMEPLRERMAFLSNYGLKSLKLHVQCWEYHSIVIGCMRGVFLLDQQKVTSLIKVLLIGMFLNVKTQIWTYVSSSDSVRKKVMKLHFNPCAVVHAKLSWKIVI